One window from the genome of Nitrospira defluvii encodes:
- the dnaE gene encoding DNA polymerase III subunit alpha, with translation MPTPFVHLHTHTTYSLLDGATLLDPLVEHVRWLKQPAVAITDHGNLFGTIPFYTKARSAGIKPIIGCEVYMAKGSLLDKKPPEGPRDFYHLILLAQNSLGYQNLIRLVSHGYTEGFYYKPRIDKSLLRSHSSGLIALSGCLDGEIPTLLRQEQFASASVAAQDFLDIFGPDRFYLELQANGLHQQQTVNQGLIHVHRELGIPLVATNDCHYLKRGDADAHDLLLCIQTGTTITDTTRLRFGTDQLYVKSSEEMAEAFRELPQAITHTNLIAEQCTLEIPLHRTQLPRYNVPPPHTLDSFLETLAQQGLSARLAHHSGPLDQPKYERRLRTELLTICSMGFAGYFLIVWDIMKFARSRRIPVGPGRGSAAGSLVAYALGITELDPLAYDLLFERFLNPDRVSLPDIDMDFCMKRRQEVINYVTEKYGRDHVAQIITFGTLGAKAAIRDVGRVLEIPYDEVDTIAKLIPSQPNMTIAQALAEEPKLSALSASRPSVGNLLSVAGSLEGLARHASTHAAGLVISNTPLLETVPLCRTTSDDIVTQFGMGELEQIGLVKFDFLGLKTLTVIDHTISLINQQSPGSRPLTLDDIPLDDAKTFALLASGRTTGVFQLESNGMRELLREFQPDRFDDITAIIALYRPGPLDLIPEFIQQKRRQCPLASNIAALEPILRTTYGVIVYQEQVMAIANTVAGFSLSQADILRRAMGKKKPEEMRALHTQFVEGAVGLGTERDAAEELFQMITKFAGYGFNKSHAAAYALLTYRTAYLKAHNPLAYMTALMTSDFGDHEQLSLYASECREMGVRLLPPDINRSETGFTIVDEAMLYGLAAIKHVGEHLATQLIRTRATGGTFASFFDLCDRVDRRIVTKRVLDALIKSGALDTLCEHRAQLSAILDDETPAKPTRSHRNVTQQTLLHFLPVESETRVLPQIPSWAPSIQLDHEREALGCYVSHHPVRVHDHQLKRLQVVPLTQLPDLPDGKEVRIAGLITRVKRITTKRQQPMAFVRLEDQDRTLEVVVFPSLYRHESGQLEPGTVIALEGILDKNDQGIKVKATRFLLLDPAA, from the coding sequence ATGCCGACACCCTTTGTCCATCTGCACACGCACACCACTTATAGCCTGCTCGATGGCGCCACTCTTCTAGATCCCCTCGTTGAACACGTCAGATGGCTCAAGCAACCAGCTGTCGCGATCACCGATCATGGAAATCTCTTTGGCACAATCCCCTTCTACACCAAGGCCCGATCGGCAGGCATCAAGCCGATCATTGGGTGCGAAGTCTACATGGCCAAGGGCAGTCTGTTAGACAAAAAACCCCCAGAGGGACCCCGTGATTTCTATCACCTCATCCTGCTAGCCCAGAACAGTCTCGGATACCAAAACCTCATTCGCCTGGTCAGTCACGGCTACACGGAGGGTTTCTATTACAAACCCCGAATAGACAAGTCCTTGCTGCGCAGCCACAGTTCTGGCTTGATTGCACTGTCTGGCTGTCTTGACGGTGAAATCCCCACCCTCCTCCGCCAGGAACAGTTCGCTTCCGCGTCCGTGGCCGCCCAAGACTTTCTCGACATCTTCGGTCCAGATCGGTTCTATCTCGAGCTCCAAGCTAATGGACTTCACCAGCAACAGACAGTCAATCAGGGCCTGATTCACGTGCACCGGGAGCTGGGGATCCCGTTGGTCGCCACGAATGACTGTCATTATCTCAAACGAGGCGATGCAGACGCCCATGACTTATTGCTCTGCATCCAGACCGGCACTACGATCACTGATACAACCAGACTCCGTTTTGGAACCGACCAACTGTACGTCAAATCCTCCGAGGAGATGGCCGAAGCTTTTCGAGAGCTACCTCAAGCCATCACACACACGAATCTGATAGCTGAACAGTGCACGCTCGAGATTCCTCTGCATCGGACACAACTTCCTCGGTACAACGTGCCTCCCCCGCACACCCTCGACAGTTTTCTTGAAACCCTCGCCCAGCAAGGGTTGTCGGCACGCCTCGCCCACCACTCGGGGCCTCTAGACCAACCTAAGTATGAACGACGCCTGCGGACCGAGCTCCTCACCATCTGCTCCATGGGCTTCGCCGGCTATTTCTTGATCGTGTGGGACATCATGAAGTTTGCCCGCTCCCGGCGCATCCCAGTTGGACCAGGACGCGGGTCCGCCGCAGGTAGCCTGGTGGCCTATGCGCTCGGGATTACAGAGTTGGACCCGCTCGCCTACGACCTCCTCTTCGAACGGTTCCTCAATCCGGATCGAGTTTCCCTCCCAGACATCGATATGGATTTCTGCATGAAGAGACGGCAGGAGGTGATCAACTATGTCACGGAGAAATACGGCCGAGACCATGTCGCACAAATCATCACCTTTGGCACCCTAGGCGCCAAAGCTGCAATCCGCGATGTAGGCCGTGTTCTCGAAATTCCCTACGACGAAGTCGACACGATTGCCAAGCTGATTCCGTCTCAGCCCAACATGACGATCGCACAGGCACTCGCCGAAGAACCGAAATTAAGTGCCTTATCTGCCTCGCGCCCTTCGGTCGGCAACCTGCTATCGGTCGCCGGATCCCTTGAAGGGCTCGCCAGACACGCCTCCACCCATGCAGCGGGACTGGTCATCTCCAATACCCCCCTGCTGGAGACGGTCCCATTGTGCCGCACGACGAGCGACGACATTGTGACGCAATTTGGGATGGGGGAACTCGAACAGATTGGCCTAGTGAAGTTCGATTTTCTCGGATTGAAGACCCTCACCGTGATCGATCACACCATCTCACTGATCAATCAGCAATCTCCGGGATCCCGTCCGTTGACGCTGGACGACATTCCGCTCGACGACGCCAAAACCTTCGCCCTCCTCGCAAGCGGACGTACCACAGGAGTGTTTCAGCTGGAAAGCAACGGAATGAGGGAGCTCCTTCGTGAATTTCAGCCTGATCGGTTCGATGATATCACAGCGATTATTGCGCTCTATCGTCCGGGGCCCCTTGATCTGATTCCGGAGTTTATTCAGCAGAAACGCAGGCAATGTCCCCTCGCCTCGAACATCGCGGCCCTCGAACCTATTCTCAGGACTACCTATGGCGTGATCGTCTATCAGGAACAAGTCATGGCCATCGCCAACACTGTGGCAGGATTCTCACTGAGCCAAGCCGACATTCTCCGCCGGGCTATGGGAAAAAAGAAACCAGAGGAGATGCGCGCCCTGCATACACAATTTGTGGAGGGGGCCGTCGGACTCGGCACAGAGCGTGACGCAGCCGAAGAACTCTTCCAGATGATCACCAAGTTCGCTGGCTACGGATTCAACAAATCCCATGCCGCTGCATACGCGCTACTCACTTATCGGACGGCCTATCTGAAAGCTCACAATCCGCTGGCCTACATGACTGCGTTGATGACCAGTGATTTCGGTGACCATGAGCAACTCTCTCTCTATGCCAGTGAATGTCGGGAAATGGGCGTCAGGCTCCTTCCGCCCGACATTAACCGGAGTGAGACCGGATTCACGATCGTGGACGAGGCCATGCTATATGGTCTGGCCGCAATTAAGCACGTAGGAGAACATCTCGCCACACAATTGATCCGGACTCGTGCAACCGGAGGCACCTTCGCTTCCTTCTTTGATCTCTGCGATCGCGTCGACCGCCGCATTGTCACCAAGCGCGTACTCGATGCCTTGATTAAATCGGGCGCCCTCGACACGCTCTGTGAGCATCGCGCACAACTATCCGCAATTCTAGATGATGAGACGCCAGCGAAGCCTACTCGATCTCACCGGAACGTCACACAACAAACTCTGCTCCATTTCTTGCCGGTGGAGTCAGAAACTCGCGTGCTGCCCCAAATACCATCCTGGGCTCCATCTATTCAATTGGACCACGAGCGAGAAGCTCTCGGATGCTATGTCAGTCACCATCCCGTACGAGTCCATGACCACCAACTGAAGCGGCTCCAAGTTGTTCCGTTAACTCAGCTTCCTGACCTCCCAGATGGCAAAGAAGTGCGAATCGCGGGATTGATCACCCGAGTCAAACGCATCACCACTAAAAGGCAGCAACCCATGGCCTTTGTCCGCCTAGAAGATCAGGATCGCACACTCGAAGTTGTTGTTTTTCCGAGTCTCTACCGACACGAATCAGGGCAACTGGAACCTGGCACCGTCATCGCGCTCGAAGGGATTCTCGATAAGAATGACCAGGGGATAAAAGTGAAAGCCACCAGATTCCTCCTCCTCGATCCTGCTGCCTAA
- the xseA gene encoding exodeoxyribonuclease VII large subunit translates to MLSQRIRRQLAPMLTKQTYLLQAQWIKPQANKGQKGFFSVTLADTDNPNMAIDAMIWEPAVIRKVLEQGQQFGHDLLSRDSRVEVVVEATLGYWANKNTIYVLIHQLSTIGMLGLRQQQREAALRTLKEEGLLTRNASLPWPRFPLRIGIIGKQGSDAVHDILNVLHSSPYRFETTIFHTAVQGVGAIPGLLKAFQDVAAHTAPLDVIVMSRGGGNEIDLVAFDTLDVARAVATASKPVLTGLGHHLDRSICDEVAAKALSTPTAAGQHLVSHLDRIRECLFTTHATLHAHTRHTLLEWTHALTLTRHALWERARTTIEAHATASQHAHERFQRALRDRLEASYQQGRTLRYGLTASLTQALSQLSMGYAFTLVRLHTAGLSRVDIIKGAITAFVQALTLSDPQHLLARGYAYVLDNQGRMVTSRRTVMAGAQLHIHIQDGRIIATTLHTEPSHE, encoded by the coding sequence ATGCTCTCGCAACGCATTCGTCGACAACTCGCGCCGATGCTGACCAAGCAGACGTACTTGCTCCAAGCCCAATGGATCAAACCCCAGGCCAATAAGGGGCAAAAGGGCTTTTTCTCGGTCACCCTGGCGGACACAGACAATCCCAATATGGCGATTGATGCCATGATCTGGGAACCGGCGGTCATCAGGAAGGTGCTCGAACAAGGCCAACAGTTCGGCCATGACCTGCTGAGTCGGGATTCTCGAGTCGAGGTCGTCGTCGAGGCCACGCTGGGGTACTGGGCCAATAAGAACACGATCTATGTGCTCATTCACCAGCTGAGCACGATCGGCATGCTTGGATTGCGACAGCAACAACGGGAAGCAGCTCTTCGCACCCTCAAAGAGGAGGGCCTCCTTACTCGCAATGCCAGCCTTCCATGGCCACGATTCCCATTGCGAATCGGCATCATCGGCAAGCAAGGAAGTGACGCCGTTCACGATATCTTAAATGTCCTGCACAGCAGTCCGTACCGGTTTGAAACCACCATTTTCCACACTGCCGTCCAAGGAGTCGGAGCGATCCCAGGGCTTCTCAAGGCATTCCAAGATGTCGCCGCACACACCGCACCGCTCGATGTCATTGTCATGTCGCGGGGAGGCGGAAATGAAATAGATTTGGTGGCGTTTGATACCCTCGACGTCGCCCGCGCCGTGGCGACAGCCAGCAAACCCGTCCTGACAGGGCTGGGCCATCACCTCGATCGGTCGATCTGTGACGAGGTGGCGGCGAAGGCTTTGTCTACGCCAACCGCTGCCGGGCAGCACCTCGTCAGCCATTTGGACCGCATCCGCGAATGTCTCTTCACGACCCATGCAACGCTACATGCCCATACTCGACACACGTTGCTGGAATGGACTCATGCACTCACGCTCACCCGGCATGCCCTCTGGGAACGCGCCCGGACCACGATCGAGGCTCACGCGACAGCGTCACAGCACGCCCATGAGCGATTCCAGCGCGCACTCCGCGATCGCCTCGAAGCCAGCTACCAGCAAGGCAGAACCCTTCGATACGGCCTGACCGCTAGCCTGACACAAGCGCTCTCACAGTTGTCCATGGGGTACGCCTTTACACTGGTACGCCTGCATACCGCCGGACTTTCGCGCGTCGATATCATAAAGGGCGCCATCACCGCGTTCGTCCAGGCTTTGACCCTCTCAGACCCACAACATCTTCTTGCCAGAGGCTATGCCTATGTCCTTGATAATCAGGGACGGATGGTGACCTCTCGTAGGACGGTCATGGCGGGAGCGCAGCTACATATTCACATTCAGGACGGCAGGATTATCGCCACCACCCTTCACACGGAGCCTTCGCATGAGTAA
- a CDS encoding type II toxin-antitoxin system RelE/ParE family toxin: MIIRSVRHRGLKRFVERDQSSGLRPDLVDRIRNILTALIVAENIRMFRDGAPSGWRVHQLSGDRKGTWSISTSGNWRITFQEEHGYVDLLDLEDYH, from the coding sequence ATGATCATTCGATCCGTGCGCCATCGTGGATTGAAACGCTTCGTCGAGCGTGATCAATCAAGCGGCTTGCGCCCAGACCTGGTGGACCGGATACGGAACATACTGACAGCTTTGATCGTCGCTGAGAATATTCGGATGTTCCGAGACGGAGCCCCTTCTGGCTGGCGAGTGCATCAGCTTTCGGGAGACCGTAAGGGCACGTGGAGCATCTCGACCTCGGGCAATTGGCGAATCACGTTCCAGGAAGAGCATGGCTATGTCGACCTGTTAGACTTGGAGGACTATCACTAA
- a CDS encoding IS630 family transposase, with protein sequence MRNTITLTKRERMELMRRATSRTGRAEDARRARVILLLAEGRTWDVVCEHVACSRGFIASWSQRFADARLAGLYSRHRGQAPTRQTPRVEARILEATRRAPTDGSTHWSTRKLAAHLGVSHMRVARVWAKHGLKPHRLERYLASTDPDFETKAADVIGLYLNPPQHAAVFCVDEKTAIQALDRKDPVLPLSPGRAERHGFEYYRHGTLSLYAAFNTKTGEVVGKTAQRHTSAEFVAFLTDLAVSQPRGREIHVIADNLSAHKTPRVTEFLQAYANVHLHFTPTYSSWLNQVELWFAKIERDVIARGVFTSVKDLSQKLMRYIHRYNKDPKTVKWKYCDPSRRISTQSVVTGH encoded by the coding sequence ATGAGGAATACGATTACCCTGACGAAACGCGAACGGATGGAACTGATGCGGCGAGCAACGAGCCGCACCGGGCGGGCCGAAGATGCCCGGCGGGCGCGGGTGATTCTACTGCTAGCCGAGGGGCGGACCTGGGATGTCGTCTGCGAACACGTGGCCTGCAGCCGCGGTTTTATCGCGAGTTGGAGTCAGCGGTTTGCCGACGCCCGGCTGGCGGGCCTGTACAGTCGCCATCGCGGCCAGGCCCCGACGCGCCAGACTCCACGTGTGGAAGCCCGTATTCTGGAGGCCACGCGGCGCGCGCCAACCGATGGCTCGACCCACTGGAGCACCCGCAAGCTCGCGGCTCACCTTGGAGTCAGCCATATGCGGGTGGCGCGGGTGTGGGCCAAGCACGGTCTCAAGCCGCACCGACTGGAACGGTATCTGGCCTCCACCGATCCCGACTTCGAGACGAAAGCTGCCGATGTGATTGGGCTCTACCTGAACCCGCCCCAGCATGCCGCGGTGTTTTGTGTGGACGAGAAAACCGCGATCCAGGCCCTGGATCGCAAGGACCCGGTGCTGCCCTTGTCGCCGGGGCGAGCGGAACGGCATGGCTTTGAATACTACCGGCACGGCACGCTCTCCCTCTACGCGGCGTTCAATACCAAGACCGGCGAAGTGGTGGGCAAGACCGCGCAGCGCCACACCTCGGCCGAGTTTGTCGCCTTCCTGACCGACCTCGCCGTCAGCCAGCCGCGGGGGCGAGAAATCCATGTGATCGCGGACAACCTCTCGGCGCACAAGACACCGCGAGTCACCGAATTTCTGCAGGCCTATGCGAATGTGCATCTGCATTTCACGCCGACGTACTCGTCGTGGCTGAATCAAGTGGAATTGTGGTTCGCCAAGATCGAACGCGATGTGATTGCTCGGGGCGTCTTCACTTCCGTCAAGGACTTGTCCCAAAAGCTCATGCGCTATATCCATCGGTACAATAAGGACCCCAAGACCGTGAAGTGGAAATACTGTGATCCGTCTCGACGAATCAGTACACAATCAGTTGTTACAGGCCACTAG
- a CDS encoding ThiF family adenylyltransferase, with product MVDHSPVHYISCRAVWPLHPNPSGVRCRATSHTSGHIQTMRGEMSSRHVVTAGNRSTEQNTRTHLDLSHVHAVNVLPKQCQRLHLIQIGCGGIGAFLGIHVARLARECFRLFDTVMVTFYDGDTIEEKNLRRQNFCQAEIGHNKAEALAFRISTAWGIPIRAFPRHFSEKEARPEYDTLTILLGCVDTARARRSLHQALARLNTRNDAQAWLIDGGNLTTHGQVLVGNVVKDFNPHESFQLRTVCQSLPAPGLVHPELLKRERRPVNTQPRSCAEIALSDPQSLTINSIIASHMADYLLRLVITKDLRRFATYIDMDTGSARSLAITSTEISRALGLYQNKSMGKAS from the coding sequence ATGGTTGACCACTCGCCCGTCCATTACATTTCGTGTCGGGCTGTATGGCCACTTCATCCCAATCCCAGCGGAGTTCGTTGCAGAGCTACCTCCCACACTTCAGGACACATACAGACAATGAGGGGCGAGATGTCATCGCGACATGTTGTCACTGCAGGGAATCGCAGCACAGAACAAAACACCAGGACACACCTGGACCTTAGTCATGTACATGCCGTGAATGTGCTTCCTAAGCAGTGCCAACGCCTCCATCTCATCCAAATCGGATGTGGGGGCATCGGAGCGTTTCTTGGTATCCACGTCGCCCGCCTCGCACGTGAGTGTTTCCGTCTATTTGATACGGTGATGGTCACTTTCTATGATGGGGACACAATTGAAGAGAAGAACCTACGTCGTCAAAACTTCTGTCAGGCAGAAATCGGACACAATAAAGCAGAGGCCTTAGCATTTCGAATCTCTACCGCTTGGGGGATTCCCATTCGCGCGTTTCCACGGCATTTCTCGGAGAAAGAGGCACGGCCTGAGTACGACACCCTGACCATTCTTCTCGGTTGCGTTGACACAGCAAGGGCTAGGCGTAGCCTCCATCAAGCTCTCGCGCGATTGAACACCAGAAACGATGCCCAAGCATGGCTGATTGATGGTGGGAACCTCACCACCCACGGGCAAGTGTTAGTTGGTAACGTCGTCAAAGACTTTAACCCACACGAGAGCTTTCAGCTGCGCACTGTGTGCCAGTCACTCCCCGCGCCAGGGCTTGTGCACCCAGAATTGCTCAAACGAGAACGTCGCCCCGTCAACACTCAACCGCGGTCATGTGCTGAAATTGCACTAAGTGACCCGCAATCCCTCACGATCAATAGCATCATTGCCTCGCACATGGCGGACTACCTGCTTCGACTCGTCATCACCAAAGACCTTCGCCGTTTTGCAACATATATCGATATGGATACTGGCTCAGCGCGGTCTCTGGCCATTACTTCGACGGAAATCTCCCGTGCACTAGGCTTATACCAAAACAAGTCTATGGGGAAGGCTTCCTAG
- a CDS encoding exodeoxyribonuclease VII small subunit — protein sequence MSNEDTSHPQLPTSYDAAFKELEELSARATKGDISIDELSTAIQRGNQLFAFLSSGIAKIKAEIEDHAPDGITQSKPN from the coding sequence ATGAGTAATGAAGACACGTCCCACCCCCAACTGCCCACGTCCTATGACGCTGCATTTAAGGAATTGGAGGAGCTTTCCGCCAGAGCCACGAAAGGCGATATCAGTATCGATGAGTTGAGCACGGCCATTCAACGAGGGAACCAGCTGTTTGCCTTTCTCAGCAGTGGCATCGCGAAGATCAAAGCTGAGATTGAGGACCACGCTCCGGACGGTATCACCCAATCCAAGCCCAATTAA
- a CDS encoding response regulator has product MAIILIVDDYSDIRACLRTMLEEAGHIIVEAGSGQEALHAWNETHPDLVITDHSMPGMSGVELIRALGQRQPEVKGILMSADQDPRPAEPPDQSHAWPFLQKPFGFRALRQAIDSLLLAQPAEPA; this is encoded by the coding sequence ATGGCCATCATTCTGATCGTTGACGACTATTCAGACATCCGAGCCTGTCTCCGGACGATGCTTGAAGAGGCGGGACATATCATCGTCGAAGCAGGCTCCGGCCAAGAAGCACTGCATGCCTGGAACGAAACCCACCCAGATCTCGTAATTACTGATCACTCAATGCCTGGGATGTCAGGTGTCGAGTTGATTCGCGCTTTAGGCCAGCGGCAACCGGAAGTGAAGGGCATCTTGATGTCAGCCGATCAGGATCCGCGCCCCGCGGAACCACCAGACCAGTCCCACGCGTGGCCATTCCTCCAGAAGCCCTTCGGCTTCCGGGCGCTACGACAAGCCATCGATTCGCTTCTGCTGGCTCAGCCGGCGGAACCAGCCTAG
- a CDS encoding tetratricopeptide repeat protein: MTLLGSEVVIAQPMDLPAVARCQMEVASQPNREALIRSWIHRAGQTDALAALCLSFSPNPNAGESLAWLRRAADLGLPDAQLLLGADLEVGFKSPPNSHEAMHWYRKAAQADFPFAQYEIGSIYSEGRANQRQDLPEAYYWATLAARHQFQPAKELADTLRPQLSHDERTRIDGRIKKWKRVVS; this comes from the coding sequence ATGACGCTCCTCGGTTCGGAAGTCGTAATTGCTCAACCTATGGACTTGCCTGCGGTCGCGCGATGCCAAATGGAGGTAGCCTCGCAGCCCAACAGAGAGGCGCTCATCCGGAGCTGGATTCACCGGGCGGGGCAGACCGATGCGCTGGCAGCGCTCTGCCTCTCATTTTCACCAAATCCCAACGCGGGGGAATCCCTGGCATGGCTACGGCGCGCGGCGGATCTCGGACTCCCGGACGCACAGCTGCTTCTCGGTGCAGACCTTGAGGTAGGATTCAAGAGTCCTCCCAATAGTCACGAAGCCATGCACTGGTACCGGAAGGCCGCACAGGCCGATTTCCCTTTTGCCCAATACGAGATCGGATCCATTTATTCGGAAGGCAGGGCGAACCAACGGCAAGATTTGCCTGAAGCCTACTACTGGGCGACGCTTGCGGCCAGGCATCAATTCCAACCGGCCAAGGAACTCGCAGATACGCTCAGACCACAGCTCTCACATGATGAGCGCACACGCATCGATGGCCGCATCAAGAAATGGAAGCGCGTCGTCTCGTAG
- a CDS encoding HigA family addiction module antitoxin, protein MTIGMTPPHPGRFIKTEVLDELGLSVTKAAEILGVRRATFSDLVHEKAALSPEMALRLEKAFRLKMEMLLQMQAWHDSTEMRKHAGKIKISPFVPA, encoded by the coding sequence ATGACAATTGGCATGACGCCTCCCCACCCAGGACGCTTCATCAAGACGGAGGTCTTGGACGAGCTCGGCTTGAGTGTGACCAAGGCGGCTGAGATCTTAGGCGTACGCCGAGCCACGTTTTCTGATCTCGTCCATGAAAAAGCGGCTCTCTCTCCTGAAATGGCATTGCGGCTGGAGAAGGCCTTTCGTCTGAAGATGGAAATGCTGCTTCAGATGCAGGCTTGGCATGACAGTACCGAGATGCGCAAGCATGCGGGAAAAATAAAAATTTCCCCATTTGTTCCCGCCTAG